The Camelina sativa cultivar DH55 chromosome 16, Cs, whole genome shotgun sequence sequence CATTTTTTCAGGTAATAACTGGATCTTCACTAACAATACATTTCAAAATTCCTTTGAATATTGTTTAATtgatttgaaaactaaatatcCAGGTTAATACTGTCACAGCAGAAAAGTTATACTCAGTTGCTGGAGACTGGGCTGACCTTGGTCCCGACACTTTACTCTTCGATGTATGCTGTGGAACTGGAACAATCGGGCTTACACTGGCACATCGTGTTGGCATGGTAAATACTCTCCTATTTGAACTTGCAAAACCGATTAGTACCAATCCTAACCGTGTCTATTGATTTGGTTGAAGCAATTATACTTTTGTTTAACTACATCTGGTGACCAAAACTATAAAAGTTGGTACAACTGGTTCTGTGTTAAAGGTTTTGGTGCTAACCTATTACGATCTTACAGGTAATTGGCATAGAAATGAATGCTTCGGCTGTAGTAGATGCCGAACGGAATGCNTACTCTGCTACTTGAACTTGCAAAACCGATTAGTACCAATCCTTACCGTGTTTGTTGATTTGGTTGAAGCAATTATACTTTGTTTAACTACATCTGGTGACCAAAACTATAAAAGTGGGTACAACTGGTGCTGTGTTAAAGGTTTTGGTGCTAACCTATTAGGCTCTTACAGGTAATTGGCATAGAAATGAATGCTTCGGCTGTAGTAGATGCTGAACGGAATGCAACGATCAATGGCATTAGCAACTGCAAGTTCATCTGCGCAAAGGCATGTATTTGACAATAACATATCTCATAGTTGGTTCCATTATCTTAATCTTTATTCATGGTAGTTTGTTGGCTTTGTTATACAGGCAGAGAGTGTGATGAGCTCTCTACTTAAACAGTACTTCGATGTGACTGAAATGGAAGAAGCTAAGCCTTTAAGTAATGCTAACGACAAACAAATTCCCTCAACAGAAGAAATGTCAAACTCAGAGCATGTAGCTGATCAAAACCTACCTCCTCCATACACTGGAGTAGAAGACCTTCAAGATAATGCACAGAAGGATTCCTCGTCCATAGAACCGGAAAAATCTATAAAACCACAGTTCAAAAACGTGGTTGCTATAGTTGATCCACCTCGTTCTGGACTTCATCCAGCTGTAATCAAAGCTCTTAGAACCCATCCCCGGCTAAAGAGGCTTGTGTTAGTCCCTTCTCTAAACACTCGCTACCACAAACTCGGTTACATGGACTCTGTTTCCTCTCTTTGCTTAACACCAGAATTGCCCATCTTTGCTTTGATGCAGGTACATTTCGTGCAACCCCGAAACGCTAGTGGCAAACGCGATAGAGCTTTGCACGCCATCATTTGATGAAGCGGATAGAGGAAACAAAAGTTACCGAGGGAACAAGAGAATAGGCATTGCCGGTTTGGCTCGACGTAGAGCCCAGTCAATGCCAACTTCTGAGCCTTTTAGACCTGTCAAAGCTATGGCCGTTGACCTTTTTCCCCACACTGACCACTGTGAAATGGTAATGCTCCTTGAGAGGTAAGAATATGCAATAAACTCTATAAGACAATGATGTAGCACCAAAAGAACAAGCAacaactatttttgttttacataaaaCACAGTTTAaggattatatatgttttacatttttgaGAAGTGAAACAAgttttttaaatccaaaaaaaaacatggctCTTTTAAAGGAACTCTCCTTCAGTAAAGTAAGTGTAACGAGCTCTGGTCATGTTATCTCTTCGTTTCTTGTAAATAAGAGCTCCGATAACAATCGCTCCTACTCCCAATATTGTTCCAATGGCGATTCCGGCTTTCTTCAATCCACTCATTCCGCTATCTTCACCATTTGTGTCCTCGTATTCATCGCCGCCCTCGTCGCTTGCTTTGATGTCATTTGACATCCCCAATTCCGGTGCAGGAGATGGAGCATACTCTGTTTCCGGGTCAgaatcatcatcgtcgtcatcatcgtcAGATGGAGCAGGAGCGGGTGCTTGTCCAGGAGATGATAGAGATGGTGACGGAGCAGGGGGAGATTCCGGGTGAGGAGGTGGCGGTGAAGGTGATGGAGAATCTGCGAAGGATTCAGGTGATGAAACCGGTGGCTGAGGGGAATCTGCTTCTGGTGAAAAAGACGGTGGCAGAGGAGAATCTGCTTCCGGTGATGAAGATGGTGGCAAAGGAGAAGAATCCTTTAAAGATTCATGTCCCGGCGAGACAGCTGGTGACGGAGAATCCTCCTGAGCGTGCGCAAATTGGAGAGTTAGGAGGAGATACATTGATAGCATAACAATGAAACCGAGCTTTTTCGCCATTGCGACACAATGTGGATTGATCAATACACCAATTGGGGAATTGCTTTTCTTGTTACGGAAGAACAAAGGGGAGGGAGAGAATGGTTATGGAAGaagctaaatcaaaataaacaaatacatgTTTCTGTTGAATTGTAAAATCAACAAATatgtaaaaagttattttatttcgtTTGATCCACCCATGTCTAACGCATTACGCAGCGTTCAGATTTCAAACTTGGATgcatgtcttttttttctttctttctcctttctatTTATAACACTTGTAGATGTACTTATGccattttttaatcttttttttgtctgtttatTAAATCAACaagtagtaatatatatatatatatatacaacccGAACAAATGTTTTCCCCATAGTTTTAATGTTAAACTGGTAGGAAAACCAGTTTTGGAGCTATAATATTTTTCACTTATCTCAGTTCgaattactaaaaatatatagacTGGAGAAAGTAAATCATTCCCTATACTTATTCTGAATTATATCATTCCAACCCAATATGAGGTCTATATCTATAGGCCACAAAATATAGTCATTTCTTCTTGCTCCAAGGTGAGCTCCACGGATTCACCTTAATACAGTAAGAGTGGAACATAATGCTGCTTGTAAAGAGGAGAGAACAACAACCCTTTAAGATGAAATTAGAGGAGTCAACTAGTTAAGATGATGTCAAATAATTAGCATGAaattagaagaataaaaaactttaacaaCCAATAATAATACATCATGTGTCTTACTGTTCcccatttttgtttattcaacatTTTGAAAAAATTCAACATGGTATAATtcacatagatttttttttcatttttaacacCCTCATTGtatgaatttaatatttgaCTTCATAATTCAACACTTCCATTGTACAAAGTCTcaatgattaagaaaaatattcacCCTTTATGTGGTGCATATAGCTCTCGAATCccatcaaaaatcaaataaaaggaTATGAGTGTCCTATGTCTCTACAAATACTCTAACCAAACCCTAAACTCGATCTCAGGATGCATGTATCAAGAAATATTCAGCCCTTATAAATCTTACCTTTGGATGTTCTCCTCGACCGGTGAAAATCTTGCTTGGCTCAATCTTGAAGTTAACTTCCTCCTAATTAACACTATCGACAATGATCCACTTGAATTTATGCTCAAGCTGCTTTAAATGAGTCAACCGTTTCTACATACAAAGAATACAACAGTCATAATAGACTCTTAAACAAGAACAATGGTTGTTGATATCATATTGTAAAGATTAAAAACATACAAGAGTATTactcctctttttctcttctaaaATTCATTCGTAGATTTTGGTGAAATCACAATCTTCCAAGGATTTCTCCCAACTCTCTTCCCAAGAGATTTGGACCAATCTTCCCAAACATTTTCAGTGCACTTAGGCTTATGGATGAAATAGGTGTGGGTGAAATAGGCAAAGAGGGTGACCATCTCTTTTTGCTCCAAGGTGAGCTCCACGGGTTCACCTTGGTACAAGACTGGAACATGATGTTGCTTGTAGAGGAGAAAGAACAACTACCCTTTATGATGAAATTAGAGGAGTCAAATAGTTAGGATGATGTCAAATAGTTAggataaaattaaaagtataaaaaactTTAACAACCAATAATAATGCATTATGTGTCCTAGTGAtctccatttttgtttatttaacgTTGTTTAATccacatagattttttttcatttttcaacacCCATATTGTATGAATTCAACAGTTGAATTCTTAATTCAATACCTTCATTGTACATAGTCTcaatgattaagaaaaatattcacCCTTTATATAGTACATATAGCTCTCGACTCCCATCAGAAATCAAATACAAGGATATGGGTGTCCTATGTCTCTATGAATACTctaacaaaaccctaacctcGATCTTAGGATGCATGTATCAAGAAATATTCAGCACTTATAAATCTTACCTTTGGGTGTTCTCCTCGACCGGTGAAAATCTTGCTTGGCTCAATCTTGAAGTTAACTTCCTCCTATTTAACACCATCGACAATGATCCACTTGAAATTATGCTCAAGCTGCTTTATATGAGTCAAGCGTTCCTACATACTAGGAATACAACAGTCATAATAGACTCTTAAACAAGAACAACGGTTGTTGATATCATATTGTAAAGATTAAAAACATGCAAGAGTATTactcctctttttctcttctaaaATTCATTCGTAGATTTTGATGAAATCACAATCTTCCAAGGATTTCACCATACTCTCTTCCCAAGAGATTTGGACCATCTGCCAAAACATTTTTAGTGAACTTAGGCTTAAGGATGAAATATGTGTGTAAAATGGGCAAAGAGGGTGGCAATCTCTTCTTGATCCAAGATGAGCTCCACAGGTTCACCTTGGAACAAGAGTGGAAAATGATGTTGATTGTAGAGGGGAGGGAACAACAACCCTTTAGGATGATATTAGAGGAGTCAAATAGTTAGGATGATGTAAAATAGTCAGGATGAAATTAGCAGTATAAAAAACTTTAACAACTAATAATAATGCATCATGTGTCCTACTGGTCCCCATTTTTGTTTAAtccacatatattttttttcatttttcaacacCCTCATTGTTAAATTCAATAG is a genomic window containing:
- the LOC104750053 gene encoding mucin-1-like, whose translation is MAKKLGFIVMLSMYLLLTLQFAHAQEDSPSPAVSPGHESLKDSSPLPPSSSPEADSPLPPSFSPEADSPQPPVSSPESFADSPSPSPPPPHPESPPAPSPSLSSPGQAPAPAPSDDDDDDDDSDPETEYAPSPAPELGMSNDIKASDEGGDEYEDTNGEDSGMSGLKKAGIAIGTILGVGAIVIGALIYKKRRDNMTRARYTYFTEGEFL